In Marasmius oreades isolate 03SP1 chromosome 1, whole genome shotgun sequence, one DNA window encodes the following:
- a CDS encoding uncharacterized protein (CAZy:GT2_Glyco_tranf_2): MLYLTSDNFPICEWSDSPFLAVFRDDQQPFVVDDLSFSFYRYLWYLIRIAASLTYRPVPLPERPTYVAEEDVTIIVPTIDAGEEFKEAARSWLVGKPKEILIVTEEKMRGPLQELANAVDPERIRVLTVPFANKRLQMTHGIKNTTTDIIVFADDDAIWPPMLLPYVLACFEDQKVGGVGTSQRVKAVGDHMTVWEVLAAFRLTIRNIEISASTHIDGGIPCLSGRTAAYRTVILKDPEFLRGFTHDYWLDKYQLNSGDDKFLTRWMVSHGWSTYVQCCKEAELLSTMKPNWRFLKQVLRWTRNTWRSDLRSLFMERHIWVAHPYVAYTMVDKLFNPFTLLAGPCLVVYLIAKSTKAVIDGGYHLPWWNIILSYIVWLFITRTAKLLPHLLRRPQDIIYMPAFILFGYYFAVMKLYALCTLHETGWGTRAGIGDASVATAALEKQNAEAEIDEKLGLHLHHHRRCSAVAATTPPMMQQYDQTRVVAASIPTFQLNSTPIPPVVERHPDREPSRSNTFGSDSLGSGVGSRSGNYRRYSGGVGDGTFRRRDGGAENVDLEAGKGVGYMH, encoded by the exons ATGCTCTACCTCACCTCGGATAACTTTCCTATATGTGAGTGGTCGGATTCACCGTTT CTCGCTGTTTTCCGCGATGACCAACAACCGTTCGTCGTCGACGACCTTTCCTTCAGCTTTTATCGCTATCTGTGGTATCTCATCCGTATCGCGGCCTCTCTCACCTACCGACCCGTTCCACTTCCTGAACGTCCCACCTATGTTGCCGAGGAAGATGTCACCATCATCGTACCCACTATCGATGCCGGGGAAGAATTCAAAGAGGCCGCTCGTAGTTGGCTCGTCGGAAAACCCAAGGAAATTCTGATCGtcacagaggagaagatgcGAGGACCATTACAAGAGCTAGCGAATGCTGTAGATCCCGAAAGGATACGCGTCTTAACCGTACCGTTCGCGAACAAACGCCTTCAAATGACCCACGGAATCAAAAATACCACGACGGATATCATCGTTTTTGCGGATGATGATGCTATTTGGCCTCCAATGCTGTTGCCATACGTGTTGGCGTGTTTCGAGGACCAGAAGGTTGGTGGGGTTGGGACTAGTCAGCGGGTAAAGGCTGTGGGTGACCATATGACGGTTTGGGAGGTTCTCGCGGCATTTCGATTGACGATTCGAAATATCGAGATTAGTGCTTCGACTCATATTGACGGTGGTATACCCTGTCTTTCTGGTCGTACTGCTGCGTACCGTACGGTCATTCTCAAGGACCCCGAATTCCTACGTGGGTTTACCCATGACTATTGGTTGGACAAGTATCAGCTCAATTCGGGCGATGACAAGTTTCTGACGCGGTGGATGGTTAGTCATGGCTGGAGCACGTATGTGCAGTGCTGCAAGGAGGCAGAGTTATTGAGTACGATGAAGCCGAATTGGAGGTTCTTGAAGCAAGTCCTTCGATGGACGCGTAATACTTGGCGTTCGGATTTGAGGAGCTTGTTTATGGAAAGGCATATTTGGGTAGCACACCCTTACGTTGCCTATACTATG GTCGACAAGCTGTTCAACCCTTTCACGTTATTAGCTGGCCCCTGCTTGGTGGTATACTTAATAGCAAAAAGTACGAAAGCTGTCATAGATGGAGGATACCATCTACCATGGTG GAACATCATCTTGTCGTACATTGTATGGCTCTTCATCACACGTACTGCGAAGCTCCTGCCACATCTATTAAGACGACCCCAAGACATTATCTACATGCCTGCATTTATCCTGTTTGGATATTACTTCGCGGTCATGAAGCTCTACGCGTTATGCACTTTACATGAG ACCGGATGGGGGACTCGAGCAGGTATTGGCGATGCATCGGTGGCAACGGCTGCTTTAGAGAAACAGAATGCAGAAGCTGAAATTGATGAGAAGTTGGgactccacctccaccaccaccgacgGTGTTCTGCCGTTGCTGCTACTACTCCTCCTATGATGCAGCAGTATGACCAAACGCGTGTGGTAGCGGCGTCGATACCCACCTTCCAATTAAACTCCACGCCTATACCACCTGTCGTGGAAAGGCATCCTGATCGCGAACCTAGCCGGTCAAACACGTTCGGGAGTGATAGCCTTGGGAGTGGAGTTGGAAGCCGATCTGGGAATTACCGGAGGTATAGCGGAGGTGTTGGTGATGGAACGTTTAGGAGGAGGGACGGCGGTGCAGAGAACGTTGATTTGGAGGCTGGAAAGGGGGTCGGATACATGCACTGA